A window of the Linepithema humile isolate Giens D197 chromosome 4, Lhum_UNIL_v1.0, whole genome shotgun sequence genome harbors these coding sequences:
- the LOC105680176 gene encoding uncharacterized protein, which produces MSNDDVTALKKRRTTILAACTRIRTYVDSVTSINPSIAAQLEERKSKLDSYWSEYDDIQTKIESRDAAEANHRVTFEEPFYSLSAKIRKKLNPAIPTRASASPSPSPSSVASFEHYSHIRLPKLDLPKFSGGYQEWYPFFDTFNALIHSNMSLSNVQKLQYLRASLTGDAAQKIAALEISNVNYEVAWNLLKERYDNKRVIIQGHIKAIMDLPSMTKENLAELRQVADGASRHIYALRALKRPTQHWDDLLVYILSNKLDALTLREWRLSLTSSEMPTLRQFIDFIAHRCQTLEASGKSSVATLKGANTRSQSDSKRQSCFAAIKAKCIFCKGDYPIYHCQNFLALPISQRISEIRKRKACANCLRSTDHSLSKCTSGNCKLCKLKHNTLLHLATAANSNSESHDSTKDGSSEAISANSSAALANNAHSSIHNCIMLSTATVYAYDSKGSRQPCRVLLDAGSQANFISRRFLRVLAFKPQSLDVSVSGINRTTTKASQAVEIRLQSRTNSFNLSLDCIVTDHVTDVFPAFTLKRSVFDIPNNIRLADPQFHVASEIDVLFGAEHFWDLLCIGQIKSPRAHPTLHKTRFGWVLGGRWGTPPGSRASVRSFHASITNAQLHDQLSRFWRVEDVVDLPNNYSDEEARCKQHFLENLFRTEQNRFVVKFPFKEHVPNTFKDSRTIALKRFHNLERRLIRDPHLKDQYAQFLSEYQELGYMKLINEQADDDAASFYLPHHCVFKSSATGSKIRVVFDASTKCASGKSLNDTLMVGPVVQQELFSILLRFRTFRFALAADIIKMYRQVLIHPSQTCYQRIL; this is translated from the coding sequence ATGTCCAACGACGACGTTACTGCGCTCAAGAAGCGACGCACGACAATTCTCGCTGCGTGTACGCGCATACGAACCTACGTAGATTCGGTAACATCCATTAATCCGTCCATAGCAGCTCAACTCGAAGAGCGTAAATCGAAGCTCGATTCGTATTGGTCGGAATATGACGACATACAAACGAAAATAGAATCTCGCGACGCGGCAGAAGCAAACCATCGAGTCACGTTTGAAGAACCCTTTTATTCTTTATCGGCTAAAATACGCAAAAAGCTCAACCCTGCTATACCGACACGAGCATCGGCCTCTCCCTCGCCGTCACCCTCGTCGGTCGCTAGTTTTGAGCACTACAGTCACATAAGACTACCGAAATTAGATCTTCCTAAATTTTCCGGCGGTTACCAGGAGTGGTATCCTTTCTTCGACACCTTCAATGCTCTTATCCACTCAAACATGTCGTTAAGCAACGTACAGAAATTACAATATCTAAGGGCCTCACTCACAGGCGACGCGGCTCAAAAAATCGCTGCGTTAGAAATATCCAACGTAAATTACGAAGTAGCGTGGAATCTACTCAAGGAGCGCTACGATAACAAGCGTGTTATCATTCAAGGCCATATAAAGGCAATCATGGATCTGCCGTCGATGACTAAAGAAAATCTCGCAGAACTGCGTCAAGTCGCGGACGGTGCAAGCAGGCACATCTACGCTCTCCGAGCGCTCAAACGCCCCACGCAGCATTGGGACGACTTATTAGTCTATATTTTAAGTAACAAACTAGACGCGCTCACGCTTCGAGAATGGCGTTTATCGCTGACGAGTTCCGAGATGCCGACGCTGAGGCAATTCATAGACTTCATTGCTCATCGATGTCAAACGCTTGAGGCAAGCGGCAAATCAAGTGTCGCCACTCTAAAGGGCGCGAACACACGTTCACAATCTGACTCAAAACGTCAATCGTGCTTCGCGGCGATCAAGGCCAAGTGTATTTTTTGCAAGGGAGATTATCCCATCTATCATTGTCAAAACTTCTTAGCTTTGCCGATTTCACAGAGAATCTCGGAGATTCGCAAACGCAAGGCCTGCGCGAATTGCTTAAGATCCACGGATCATAGTTTGAGTAAATGCACTTCTGGCAATTGTAAGCTTTGcaaattaaaacacaatacATTGCTTCACCTCGCTACCGCCGCAAACTCTAACTCAGAGTCTCACGATTCCACCAAAGACGGATCCAGTGAAGCAATATCCGCGAATTCCTCTGCCGCCCTCGCAAATAATGCGCATTCATCCATTCACAACTGCATCATGCTTTCAACGGCTACCGTGTACGCATACGATAGTAAGGGTTCGCGACAGCCCTGTCGCGTACTGCTAGATGCTGGCTCACAAGCAAATTTCATTTCACGACGCTTCCTACGAGTACTTGCGTTTAAGCCGCAATCTCTAGACGTTTCCGTTTCTGGAATAAACCGAACGACCACGAAGGCATCTCAAGCAGTAGAAATACGGCTGCAATCGCgtacaaattcttttaatctCTCTCTCGATTGCATTGTAACTGATCATGTGACCGACGTGTTTCCGGCTTTCACGTTAAAAAGAAGCGTCTTCGATATTCCAAATAACATTCGATTAGCCGACCCGCAGTTTCACGTCGCATCCGAAATCGATGTTTTATTTGGCGCTGAACATTTCTGGGACTTGCTTTGCATTGGGCAAATTAAATCCCCCCGTGCGCATCCGACGTTGCACAAAACGCGTTTCGGTTGGGTTCTGGGTGGACGATGGGGCACACCGCCAGGTTCACGGGCGAGCGTCCGATCCTTTCACGCGTCAATTACCAATGCACAATTACATGATCAACTATCGCGCTTTTGGCGCGTCGAGGACGTTGTTGATCTTCCAAACAACTATTCCGACGAGGAAGCTCGTTGTAAACAACATTTTCTAGAAAACTTGTTTCGAACCGAACAAAATAGATTCGTTGTGAAATTTCCCTTTAAGGAGCACGTTCCCAATACCTTCAAGGATTCAAGAACTATCGCTTTAAAACGATTTCACAATTTGGAAAGGCGACTTATTCGCGACCCGCACTTGAAAGATCAATATGCACAGTTTTTAAGCGAATATCAAGAGCTCGGCTACATGAAGTTAATTAACGAGCAAGCCGACGACGACGCGGCGTCTTTTTATTTACCGCACCATTGCGTATTTAAATCCTCGGCAACGGGTAGCAAGATACGAGTCGTTTTCGACGCATCTACAAAGTGCGCATCCGGTAAATCGCTAAACGATACACTCATGGTAGGTCCGGTCGTCCAACAAGAGTTGTTCTCTATTCTTTTACGTTTTCGAACCTTTCGCTTTGCCCTCGCAGCAgatatcataaaaatgtacagacaaGTACTGATACATCCTTCGCAAACGTGTTATCAGCGTATACTGTGA